From Desulfuromonas soudanensis, the proteins below share one genomic window:
- a CDS encoding DUF11 domain-containing protein, protein MKLFLNAALLGLLLCATSAWAQPRIEITLKAEVEVKEVVDGKEVVRMAPAKEVTTGQIIHYTLTCSNVGDQTATAVKVNDPIPKEVVFQVGSAFGDNSEVTFSIDGGQSYKLPTLLSYKIKTSDGSLEERLASPDEYTHIQWQIASIPAKATVNVGFRATVR, encoded by the coding sequence ATGAAGTTATTCCTCAACGCAGCACTCCTCGGACTCCTCCTCTGCGCCACCAGCGCCTGGGCGCAGCCCAGGATCGAAATCACCCTGAAGGCCGAAGTCGAAGTCAAGGAGGTCGTCGACGGCAAGGAAGTGGTGCGCATGGCCCCGGCCAAAGAAGTCACGACCGGACAGATCATCCACTACACCCTGACCTGCAGCAATGTCGGCGACCAGACCGCCACCGCAGTCAAGGTCAACGACCCGATCCCGAAGGAAGTCGTCTTCCAGGTCGGCAGCGCCTTCGGCGACAACAGCGAGGTGACCTTCTCCATCGACGGCGGCCAGAGTTACAAGCTGCCGACCCTCCTCTCCTACAAGATCAAGACGAGCGACGGCAGTTTGGAGGAGCGGCTGGCCTCGCCGGACGAATACACCCATATCCAGTGGCAGATCGCCTCGATACCGGCCAAGGCGACGGTGAACGTCGGCTTCCGGGCAACCGTCCGCTGA